A genomic segment from Bacillus cereus G9842 encodes:
- the asnB gene encoding asparagine synthase (glutamine-hydrolyzing): protein MCGITGWVNWNKDLSNEHVILEKMANSIQHRGPDAEGFWFSPRAAFAHRRLIVIDPEGGTQPKTFRAGDYTYALTYNGEIYNFRELREQLQKCGHTFETHSDTEVLLHAYLEWKEDCVRHLNGIFAFALWDEQKQQLFLVRDHLGVKPLFFTERNGSIIFGSEIKALLAHPSVPAEIDADGINEIFGLGLFRTPGCGVFKHIQEVRAGHSITFTRHKKVVTKYWNLESKIHTDSIEDTSSHILSILQDTVKRQLIADVPLVCMLSGGLDSSGITALAGKEFAEEHETLHTYSIDFLNSAKDFELTFARTGLDAPWVKRVSEHVGTSHHDIIVNAEELANHLFVPLHAKDLPSAGEMETSLYLLFCEMKKDATVALSGESADEVFGGYPWFHQEELLYVDKFPWLTNWKNTSSLLLNEVTKQCNPEHYINKRFHEAVHEVPTLEGESKKSAKQRQMFYLFLTRFLPFLLDRKDRMSMAVGFEVRVPFCDYRLVEYLWNVPFNIKSIDNIEKGILRRALQPALPDDVRNRRKSAYPTSQDPHYLQTIRNLTLDMCSNKNNPIFSLINHSILLSIANQSNKEINNFEARSAMEYMLQVNEWLKTYHIHIA, encoded by the coding sequence GTCCTGATGCTGAAGGATTTTGGTTTTCACCTCGCGCGGCCTTTGCACACCGACGTTTAATTGTTATTGATCCAGAAGGCGGGACGCAGCCGAAGACATTTCGTGCTGGTGATTATACGTATGCTCTTACTTATAATGGAGAAATTTATAATTTCCGTGAACTGAGAGAGCAACTTCAAAAATGTGGTCATACATTTGAAACTCATTCAGATACAGAAGTATTACTACATGCTTATTTAGAATGGAAAGAAGACTGCGTACGACATTTAAACGGAATTTTCGCTTTTGCATTATGGGATGAACAGAAGCAACAATTGTTTTTAGTACGAGATCATTTAGGTGTAAAACCGCTCTTTTTTACAGAAAGAAATGGCAGTATTATTTTCGGCTCTGAAATTAAAGCATTATTAGCGCATCCATCTGTCCCTGCTGAAATTGATGCGGATGGAATAAATGAAATATTTGGATTAGGCTTATTTCGCACTCCAGGATGTGGTGTGTTTAAGCATATTCAAGAAGTACGTGCTGGACATTCTATAACATTTACACGTCATAAAAAAGTAGTTACGAAGTATTGGAATTTAGAAAGTAAGATCCATACAGACTCTATAGAAGATACATCTTCGCATATTTTATCTATTTTACAAGACACAGTAAAAAGACAATTAATTGCCGATGTTCCTCTCGTTTGTATGTTATCAGGCGGATTAGACTCTAGCGGTATTACTGCACTTGCAGGTAAAGAATTTGCAGAGGAGCACGAAACACTTCACACGTATTCAATCGACTTTTTAAATAGCGCCAAAGATTTCGAGCTGACATTTGCTCGCACTGGCTTAGACGCTCCTTGGGTAAAACGTGTTTCCGAACATGTAGGGACATCGCATCATGACATTATTGTGAATGCTGAAGAATTAGCAAATCACTTATTCGTTCCCCTCCATGCGAAAGATTTGCCAAGTGCAGGCGAAATGGAAACTTCACTATATTTACTATTTTGCGAAATGAAAAAAGATGCAACCGTAGCTTTATCTGGTGAATCGGCTGATGAAGTATTCGGGGGATATCCTTGGTTTCATCAAGAAGAACTACTGTATGTAGATAAGTTTCCATGGTTAACAAACTGGAAAAACACATCTTCTCTATTATTAAACGAAGTAACAAAGCAATGTAATCCTGAACACTATATCAATAAAAGATTCCATGAAGCTGTTCATGAAGTACCTACTCTTGAAGGGGAAAGTAAAAAATCCGCGAAACAACGCCAAATGTTTTATTTATTTTTAACGAGATTCCTTCCTTTCTTACTTGACCGTAAAGATCGTATGAGTATGGCTGTTGGTTTTGAAGTTCGTGTACCGTTTTGCGATTATAGATTAGTTGAATATTTATGGAATGTTCCTTTCAACATAAAAAGTATTGATAATATTGAAAAAGGCATTTTACGTAGAGCACTACAACCAGCTTTACCTGACGATGTACGCAATAGAAGAAAAAGTGCTTATCCAACTTCACAAGATCCACACTACTTACAAACAATCCGTAATTTAACACTTGATATGTGTAGCAATAAAAACAATCCTATTTTCTCACTTATTAACCATTCCATCTTACTTTCAATTGCTAATCAAAGTAATAAAGAGATTAACAATTTTGAGGCAAGAAGTGCCATGGAGTATATGCTACAAGTAAATGAATGGTTGAAAACATATCATATTCATATTGCTTAA